Within the Mastacembelus armatus chromosome 23, fMasArm1.2, whole genome shotgun sequence genome, the region CTCTGCCTTCACTGTCAGAGTCTGAGTCAGACACATAGACCTCCCACTCCTGGTGGAATCAAACAGGATGAGAGACTTATAAAGGCTATATATGTCACTGTGATGCGGGAAGTTCTGTGtgaacacaagcacacaaaggtGGACGTTTGCTCTTACCAGCTCTTCTGGCACAGGATCTCTGTCCAGAATCAAGGGGTatgatggaggaggagcaggaatcTCGGTCACAGGAGTACCACACTGCTCCAGGCCCTCAGCATTACCTGCAGACACGGTGCAAATTTACATTACTGTCACAAAATTACCTCGACAACTTGGTCTTGGAGCACAGTCACtctgctgttctgttttttgtctatATTCTAGAGAAGCCACTTCCATCATGACTGGCAGCATCTTGATTCATAGTAAAGGAAGCAGGAAGTCTGCACAAAAAACAGACCTGCTGTGACTGTGGAGGACAGTATAATACTGAAGGGCAGGTGgcactgtgctgtctgtgttttatagCTTTATGACACATTTGGGACACTATCTAAGGAGAAAGGTGTTCATTAACACTTAACTTTCAAATATGTGGGAATAATTTCAGCTCAGCCCAGAGAAAACATGCTGCTGAGttagagcacacacacacacactgtagatgTTTTACTGTTGCTATAGTTACTATGACAGCTTTAATATCAGCACAGGTCGTTTGTGTTAGTCTGACCCAGCTCACCTGGGCAGGAATTAGCCCGCCGCAGCATGCGCTCCACCTGGCTGATGGTGTCTTCCCAACAGCTAGTGCTGGCCTGCATGTGCGGCTGCAGCTGGTGCAGCCGGTCACTGAGGTCCTGGTAGCCCTCACACGTCAACTCTGGCAGCTCCTTGGAGACCATGAGTTTCTCCAGGTCATCCTCCAGGATGATCATCCTGAGAATATCAGAAGCACAAGAGGAGAAATGTTGGAGAAACAGATGCACAGTATACTGTAGCTCACTGCTGTGAAACTTTATTTGTGCTCATTTAAAATACTGCACACAGCTTCAGTGTTTCATGCCTCACTGTTCAGACAGAAATAAAGTTGTCAGttacaaactgaaaatgttttacctgTTGGCTCTTACACTCCTGTTCCTAATACTATACGGTCTGGTGCCAATTAATCAGAGGATGGGtgaaaagacaagaaacacaGTGAATGCTGcttttatattgtgtgtatacGTGACATCTAAATATTAGGAACATCCTCCTGATACAGTTTAGTGCCTTATTCTCAGTCCTGGGCAGAGTGGGGGTCTCACTCGCTGAGCAGGGCCTTGAGGTGCAGCTGCAGGCTTCGGATGGAGGTGTGCAGGGTGTTGAGCTCTCTGCATTTCTCCCTGGCTCGTCCGGTCCTATCAGAGCCCATCGTCCTTGGCTGAGTCTCAAAGTGTCGGTGGAAGTCGTAGCTGCGCTGCACCTCGCCGAGGCAGCTGGCCAGAGCGTGATGCAGCGGCTCGATCACCGCGCCGATGGCTTGGTGGAGcgggagtggaggaggaggggaggtttctcctctctgtccacCTTCTTCTGGCTCCTCTAATCGCCGTGGTGAGAGGAGAAGGGCCAGGCGGCGGAAACATTCAGAGCTCTGTCCCACCCACAGCTGGAAGAGCATCTGCAAGGGGACAAACCAACCAGCACCAGGTAAATAACTTCCTCTGTGCAGCTTTATGGAAACCTTAACACCACTAACCACTTCCTTTCTTTGGTATAACATTTTAGTTGGTGTCTTTATAGTTCAAGAACCAAACTGAGGTCTGTGCATGAACACACTTGTGCTCATCTCCCAGCTGACTTTCAGCTCTAACCACAGATGTGGATTAACATCTGATCTCACAGCAGTGAACTCACAACAATGTCCAATGCTTCTTGGGGATTTTGCATGCATGTTTGGTATGTACATTTCTCAACTTTTACTCATTTGGCCAAACAGACCAAATGAGTAAAATATCACTATAAGCAATGTATATTATCATCACTTCTGAAAAACACCTGTCTATCTGCAGCTCAGGTTCCACCCTCGGTCTTACCTTCAGGGCAGGCAGGCTGTAGTCATCTGTCAGCTCCTGGGCCTGCTCATCTCCCAGGTGCTCGATTCCCAGGCCAAGACCCAGCTCCTTCAGAGGCACCGCAGACACATAGTTGGTCACATTATCGATCTCAGAGTTCAGGGGGAACGTTGGTGGGGGTTAAGGACAGAACATATTTATGCATAttcttcaaaaaataaataaataaagaaaaatttaaaaaatctgacataaaaaaaaaaaatcaacaaacagaaaagcacagttGAGCACAGTTGTCCTGCCGCTAAAGTAGATAGACTAGGATGCTTTAAAGCTGAGAACATCTGATTGTTGGAGgagatgctgctgcttttttgaGATCTAACAAATTACAGAAAAGAATGGCAGGGAGTTACTTGGCAATGTGTATGTTACTTAGTCTTCCTTTCCAGGTAAAGGATATGCCTTGAGCATGTGACATGTGGCTCGACGCGAGGCTCTGAAGGCCGAGCGGAGTGCACGGTACAGGGCCTTCCTCAGTCCGATCAGCTGTTGGCCACGTGGCACTGCCCCCGGCCCCGCCCTGCTAAAGGAGCTGGCCGCACTCACCCTGTCGAGTAAACTTGACAAGTGAAATGTGATACAACTGTGGAGACGTCTCAAAGAGGCAGggggtcacacacacaacactgaacATCAGTAAAGACAACACCAACAAACAAGTCACACATCAACAGCACAGGGTGTTAGAAAAAGACAAGCAGTGACAAGCTCTATGACATGCTATTAAAGAAAGGACTACACATATTCACTTTCTGATAAAAGTTAGATGGGAAGGTTAATGCCAGTGTTAtatctgtacagtaaatatgaaactaGAACCAGTAGCCTGTTAGCTTAACATTttatatctcatttgtttaatccacaGAATAACTCAAGTGTAACAAGGCAAAGGTAGAcatttatgctaagctaagctaaccaactgctgtagcttcatagttaTCATACAGCTATGAAAACGTATTCACTCATCTAAGtaactattcctttaaatacCACCGTGACTGAGCTAAAATTCAAGAGACACACTGTACATGTTGTTAAAGCTCCAAACACAGAGACTGCAGTTCTACTggaacataaataataaaacaccaaTGGACACACTACCAAGGCTAACACTCTGCCAACAAAGGAGGGGCTAAACAGAGCAGGCTTGGACCAAG harbors:
- the vezt gene encoding vezatin isoform X3 — its product is MAGLVGLAAVLLGLCSVSEGLWSLAAAPWGLALLGCVGLRGVTLWRQGHMQRAVHAQATQLQTLVHNSKTLTGMSRKSLRLVQETEVISRGFTLLLDRVSAASSFSRAGPGAVPRGQQLIGLRKALYRALRSAFRASRRATCHMLKAFPLNSEIDNVTNYVSAVPLKELGLGLGIEHLGDEQAQELTDDYSLPALKMLFQLWVGQSSECFRRLALLLSPRRLEEPEEGGQRGETSPPPPLPLHQAIGAVIEPLHHALASCLGEVQRSYDFHRHFETQPRTMGSDRTGRAREKCRELNTLHTSIRSLQLHLKALLSEMIILEDDLEKLMVSKELPELTCEGYQDLSDRLHQLQPHMQASTSCWEDTISQVERMLRRANSCPGNAEGLEQCGTPVTEIPAPPPSYPLILDRDPVPEELEWEVYVSDSDSDSEGRGSWSDMLSPEERERQRQEREESRRVLSELKAVLGFRASEGERMKRKQLLFNDQAAVAPSARSENSDPTIKPSDAAVSLGSVDMGDEEGNHLLECSAGNEQEGKDDRVSPDLCTEPQTEFSCGLEAEGGELGGGSVCARGGGGASELHQYDGVMEEGQSQNGLECFMKPKVTAVSVMDRLTEIHGSEALSFSSALAAQVAARSHSLINMEEQTFGDDEKDDEDEQSNKPAPEKD